From the genome of Bifidobacterium asteroides, one region includes:
- the eda gene encoding bifunctional 4-hydroxy-2-oxoglutarate aldolase/2-dehydro-3-deoxy-phosphogluconate aldolase produces MSEFGKTDVPEERIGLIDLIRTIKVVPLVTLHSPEEAVPLARALASGGVPIAEVTFRSAAALDGMRAIYDQVPEVTLVAGTVHTVDQARQAVQAGCKGIVSPAFNDAVVDWCTGSRIPVLPGTATPSDIEKAYDLGLRFTKFFPAEAYGGIKTLKALSGPFAEMSFLPTGGVGFGNAREYIDLPNVFAVGGSFPVPSQAQRRGDWKAVADACAKARQVVQG; encoded by the coding sequence ATGAGCGAGTTTGGCAAGACGGACGTACCGGAGGAGCGGATCGGATTGATTGATCTGATCAGAACAATCAAAGTGGTCCCCCTGGTGACCCTGCATTCACCCGAGGAAGCGGTTCCTCTGGCTAGGGCCCTGGCTTCCGGTGGAGTGCCCATCGCGGAAGTCACCTTCCGATCGGCTGCCGCCCTGGACGGGATGCGGGCTATTTATGACCAGGTGCCTGAGGTGACCCTGGTGGCAGGAACTGTGCACACGGTCGACCAGGCACGCCAGGCAGTGCAGGCAGGTTGCAAGGGTATCGTCTCCCCGGCCTTCAACGATGCTGTGGTCGACTGGTGCACGGGCTCCCGGATCCCGGTCTTGCCTGGAACGGCGACTCCCAGCGACATTGAGAAAGCCTATGATCTTGGTCTGCGTTTTACTAAGTTCTTCCCAGCCGAGGCTTACGGTGGCATCAAGACCTTGAAGGCACTCTCCGGCCCCTTTGCAGAGATGAGCTTCTTGCCCACCGGAGGAGTTGGGTTCGGGAACGCTCGTGAATACATCGACCTGCCCAACGTCTTTGCTGTGGGCGGGAGTTTCCCTGTACCGTCCCAGGCCCAGCGCCGAGGCGATTGGAAAGCCGTTGCTGATGCTTGTGCGAAGGCCAGGCAGGTGGTGCAAGGCTGA
- a CDS encoding sugar kinase, protein MAVSHDIAVSGIRPGSVLLVGEGMGLFAAGEEGPCSEVGSFSASVAGAELNVAIGLERLGQHPVYMTRIGQDPIGERILCFMRQNNLDTSLVVEDATRSTGFMMKSKVEQGDPKTYYFRKGSAASALGPADVKAIDCSGISLMHMTGILPALSASTLEASKALVELSRANQVFVSFDPNERPALWKSDRHMKQTLLSLSAKADLVLPGISEGRHLFGLDSVHDIGQAFIDNGARYAVVKDGPDGAYATDGHDGVYVPGFKVDAVVDTVGAGDGFAAGVLSALLEGRPMSEALERGCAVGAMQTQVVSDNEGLPTKARLNDFIAGRQRAAVRQVG, encoded by the coding sequence ATGGCGGTTTCCCACGACATAGCGGTCAGCGGCATCCGTCCTGGCAGCGTTCTCCTGGTTGGCGAGGGTATGGGGCTCTTCGCGGCTGGCGAGGAGGGACCCTGCAGTGAGGTCGGGTCCTTCAGCGCCTCGGTGGCAGGTGCGGAGCTCAACGTAGCCATCGGCCTGGAGCGGCTTGGCCAACATCCGGTCTATATGACTCGCATAGGCCAGGATCCGATAGGCGAACGAATCCTGTGCTTCATGCGGCAGAACAACCTGGACACCTCCTTGGTCGTCGAGGATGCCACTCGTTCCACTGGCTTTATGATGAAGTCCAAGGTAGAGCAGGGAGACCCCAAGACTTACTACTTTCGCAAGGGATCGGCGGCTTCAGCCCTGGGCCCGGCCGATGTCAAAGCCATCGACTGCAGCGGAATCTCGCTGATGCATATGACCGGAATCCTCCCGGCGCTTTCGGCAAGCACCCTGGAAGCCAGCAAAGCGCTGGTTGAGCTGTCACGGGCCAATCAGGTCTTCGTTTCCTTTGATCCCAACGAACGTCCGGCTCTCTGGAAGAGCGACAGACATATGAAGCAGACGCTCCTGTCCTTAAGCGCCAAGGCTGATCTGGTCCTTCCAGGCATTTCCGAGGGCAGGCATCTGTTCGGGCTGGACAGCGTCCACGATATCGGTCAGGCATTCATTGACAATGGCGCCCGTTATGCGGTGGTCAAGGACGGGCCCGATGGAGCCTACGCGACGGACGGTCATGATGGTGTCTACGTTCCGGGTTTCAAGGTTGATGCGGTGGTGGACACAGTCGGCGCCGGCGACGGTTTCGCGGCCGGCGTGTTGTCGGCTCTGCTTGAGGGTCGGCCCATGTCCGAAGCGTTGGAGCGTGGGTGTGCCGTCGGTGCCATGCAGACCCAGGTGGTATCCGACAACGAAGGCTTGCCTACAAAGGCCCGGTTGAATGACTTTATTGCCGGACGCCAGCGGGCTGCGGTCAGACAGGTTGGCTGA
- a CDS encoding FAD-binding protein, whose protein sequence is MSEAATVNISTPTFADITTMGVGGRIAAFVQPHDRVGLIEAVEGADSKGLPLCLIGGGSNLLASDQDFPGVVVRDTRQDISVPDEVAPPESGVPVVHVNATAGTNWDDLVSYCVRMHLIGIEGLSGIPGTVGASVVQNIGAYGQEVGHLVDSVEVWDRQDKVTAYLRASDLDFGYRTSLLKQTMYQAPAVPEARFFPTPRYVVLSVTLVLRHGSEVQVGSAQLAKALGVEPGATLPLDRIRQAVLTVRAGKGMLEDPYRYLTDWMGSCRRTSDLEEALEAVQDDLHGPRGERVLLDRHSCGSFFTNPIISRKAADALPSDAPRYPVEGSALVKTSAAWLIDHSGFHKGFALKQGSAAALSDVHTLALTNRGGAGSDDMAALAHAIQKGVDSTFGIHLIPEPVTPGIDLAW, encoded by the coding sequence ATGTCAGAAGCAGCCACGGTCAACATCTCAACTCCGACATTTGCTGATATCACCACCATGGGCGTGGGAGGACGTATTGCGGCCTTTGTCCAGCCACATGACAGGGTCGGGCTGATCGAGGCTGTGGAGGGGGCGGATTCCAAGGGGCTGCCCCTCTGCCTGATTGGCGGGGGATCCAACCTGCTCGCCTCTGACCAGGACTTTCCTGGCGTAGTCGTGCGCGACACCCGTCAGGACATCAGCGTGCCTGACGAGGTGGCTCCGCCCGAGAGCGGCGTTCCCGTCGTTCACGTCAACGCTACGGCTGGGACCAACTGGGATGATCTGGTCTCCTACTGCGTGCGCATGCACCTGATCGGAATAGAGGGCCTATCCGGCATCCCCGGGACTGTCGGAGCCTCGGTGGTCCAGAACATCGGCGCCTACGGCCAGGAGGTCGGGCACCTTGTCGATTCGGTCGAGGTATGGGACCGTCAGGACAAGGTCACAGCCTATCTGCGGGCCTCTGACCTCGATTTCGGATACAGGACCTCCCTGCTCAAGCAGACCATGTACCAGGCGCCGGCTGTGCCCGAAGCACGGTTCTTCCCGACGCCCCGCTACGTGGTGCTTTCGGTCACCCTGGTTCTGCGACATGGGTCTGAAGTTCAGGTGGGTTCGGCCCAGCTTGCCAAGGCCCTGGGCGTGGAGCCAGGAGCAACGCTTCCCCTGGATCGGATTCGACAGGCGGTTCTGACCGTCAGAGCGGGCAAGGGGATGCTGGAGGATCCCTACCGGTACCTGACCGATTGGATGGGATCATGCCGTCGAACCTCCGACCTGGAAGAGGCTCTGGAGGCAGTCCAGGATGATCTTCACGGCCCCAGGGGCGAACGAGTGCTGCTTGACCGCCACAGCTGCGGGAGTTTCTTCACCAATCCGATCATCAGTCGTAAGGCCGCGGATGCCCTGCCATCGGATGCCCCACGTTATCCTGTCGAGGGCTCGGCATTGGTCAAGACCTCAGCGGCTTGGCTGATCGATCATTCGGGCTTTCACAAGGGCTTCGCTTTAAAGCAGGGGTCGGCAGCCGCCCTGTCCGATGTGCACACACTGGCCTTGACCAACCGGGGAGGCGCCGGCTCAGACGACATGGCAGCCTTGGCACATGCCATACAGAAAGGCGTGGATTCCACCTTTGGCATCCATCTGATTCCCGAACCTGTCACCCCGGGCATCGACTTGGCCTGGTAG
- a CDS encoding O-acetylhomoserine aminocarboxypropyltransferase/cysteine synthase family protein — protein MSKGFATKAVHNGYDCQGQGGGAASVPIYQSAAFDMVTADRGDALAAGEIQGFSYSRLANPTVKVLEDRLAGLEGGKGAVAMASGMAAVSSALMCAAEGGGRLISPVDLYGTSVDAMKTFFPNFGIETDFVDDINDLDAVEPLIQDKTRAIFAESVANPSTAIADIPGLADLAHRHGLALIIDNTVPTPYLLNPIDFGADIVVHSTTKGISGHGNALGGVIVDAGRFDWGNGRFPQMSQPELIISDERHGSMVSFLDAFGKMAFLHRVHTKYLHTFGAVMSPFAAYLQLTGLETLPQRVATEVKTAAILARHLLTIPQVEQVNYSGIREGRHQGYADQQDRLASTLLPKGVGTILSFKVQGDYEQVKRIVDSVHLMSYMPNIGDCRTLIVDPARITHREVPGPYRLSAGVGDDLIRISVGLEDPGDLIADLDQAFEAAYQVNL, from the coding sequence ATGAGCAAAGGATTCGCGACAAAAGCCGTCCATAACGGCTATGACTGTCAAGGACAGGGCGGAGGCGCGGCCAGCGTCCCCATCTACCAGTCGGCCGCCTTTGACATGGTCACCGCCGACCGGGGAGACGCCCTGGCCGCCGGCGAAATTCAAGGGTTCTCTTACTCACGCTTGGCCAACCCCACGGTCAAGGTCCTGGAGGACCGCCTTGCTGGCCTGGAGGGGGGCAAGGGGGCCGTGGCCATGGCCTCAGGGATGGCCGCTGTATCGTCAGCCCTCATGTGTGCCGCCGAGGGCGGTGGGAGACTAATTTCCCCGGTCGATCTTTATGGAACCTCGGTGGACGCCATGAAGACTTTCTTCCCCAACTTTGGCATCGAAACGGATTTCGTGGACGACATCAACGACCTTGATGCAGTGGAACCCCTGATCCAGGACAAGACCAGGGCCATCTTCGCCGAATCCGTGGCCAATCCGTCCACAGCCATCGCCGACATCCCCGGCCTGGCCGACTTGGCCCACCGGCATGGGCTGGCCCTGATCATCGACAATACGGTGCCCACGCCATACCTGCTCAACCCGATCGACTTCGGTGCCGACATCGTCGTCCATTCGACCACCAAGGGAATCAGCGGCCATGGCAACGCCCTGGGCGGGGTCATCGTGGATGCAGGCCGATTCGACTGGGGCAACGGCCGCTTCCCGCAGATGAGCCAGCCCGAACTGATCATCAGCGACGAGCGGCACGGATCCATGGTCAGCTTTCTGGATGCCTTCGGCAAGATGGCCTTCCTCCACAGGGTCCATACCAAGTACCTGCACACCTTCGGGGCGGTCATGAGCCCCTTCGCAGCCTACCTGCAGCTGACAGGCCTTGAGACCCTGCCACAGCGGGTCGCCACCGAGGTAAAGACTGCAGCAATCCTGGCCCGCCACCTGCTGACCATTCCCCAGGTGGAGCAGGTCAACTACTCGGGAATTCGCGAGGGTCGCCACCAGGGCTATGCGGACCAGCAGGACCGCCTGGCATCGACCCTGCTGCCCAAGGGCGTCGGCACGATCCTCTCCTTCAAGGTCCAAGGGGACTATGAGCAGGTCAAGCGCATCGTAGACTCAGTGCATCTCATGAGCTACATGCCCAATATCGGCGACTGTCGCACTCTGATTGTCGACCCGGCCAGGATCACCCACAGGGAGGTTCCAGGCCCCTACCGCCTCAGCGCCGGTGTAGGCGACGATCTGATTCGAATCTCCGTGGGCCTGGAGGACCCGGGGGACCTGATCGCCGATCTGGATCAGGCCTTTGAGGCCGCCTACCAGGTCAATCTCTGA
- the rpmG gene encoding 50S ribosomal protein L33 — translation MAKAADIRPGITLACTVCKERNYITTKNRRNTPDRLELKKFCPRCGKHTLHRETR, via the coding sequence ATGGCAAAAGCCGCAGATATCCGTCCTGGCATTACGCTGGCGTGCACCGTGTGCAAGGAGCGTAATTACATTACGACCAAGAACCGTCGTAACACTCCTGACCGTCTGGAGCTCAAGAAGTTCTGCCCCCGTTGTGGCAAGCATACCCTGCACCGGGAGACCCGCTGA
- the nrdF gene encoding class 1b ribonucleoside-diphosphate reductase subunit beta, with amino-acid sequence MVPPISIPRQPLKLIDRVSAINWNRLEDEKDLEVWDRLTGNFWLPEKVPVSNDLPSWQAMSEEEHTLTMRVFTGLTLLDTIQGTVGAVSLIPDALTPHEEAVYTNIAFMESVHAKSYSSIFSTLASTPQIDAAFEWSEHNEFLQRKAQIVLDYYEGDNPLKRKVASTLLESFLFYSGFYLPMYFSSHAKLTNTADLIRLIIRDEAVHGYYIGYKYQKGLARVSDSERQAMSDYTYELLGDLYDNEVEYTESLYSGVGLVEDVTKFLRYNGNKALMNLGYPALFPSDTTDVNPAIIASLSPNADENHDFFSGSGSSYVMGKAVETDDDDWDF; translated from the coding sequence ATGGTCCCACCCATTTCCATTCCCCGGCAGCCGCTGAAGCTGATTGACCGGGTCTCCGCCATCAACTGGAACCGTCTGGAGGACGAGAAGGACCTTGAGGTCTGGGACCGTCTGACTGGCAACTTCTGGCTGCCCGAGAAAGTTCCCGTCAGCAATGACCTGCCCTCCTGGCAGGCCATGAGCGAGGAGGAGCACACCCTGACCATGCGGGTCTTCACCGGGCTGACCCTTCTGGACACCATCCAGGGGACTGTGGGCGCCGTCAGCCTGATTCCGGATGCGCTGACCCCCCATGAGGAGGCTGTTTACACCAATATCGCCTTCATGGAGTCGGTCCATGCCAAGTCCTACTCCTCCATCTTCTCCACCCTGGCTTCCACCCCTCAGATCGACGCTGCCTTCGAGTGGAGCGAACACAATGAGTTCCTCCAGCGCAAGGCCCAGATCGTTCTGGACTACTACGAGGGCGACAACCCCCTGAAGCGCAAGGTGGCCTCCACCCTGCTGGAGTCCTTCCTCTTCTACTCGGGCTTCTACCTGCCCATGTACTTCTCCAGCCATGCCAAGCTGACCAACACAGCCGATCTGATCCGCCTGATCATCCGTGACGAGGCCGTGCATGGCTACTACATCGGCTACAAGTACCAGAAGGGGCTGGCCAGGGTCTCCGACTCCGAGCGTCAGGCCATGAGCGACTACACCTACGAGCTCCTGGGTGACCTGTACGACAACGAGGTGGAATACACCGAGAGCCTGTACTCAGGGGTGGGCCTGGTGGAGGATGTCACCAAGTTCCTGCGTTACAACGGTAACAAGGCGCTGATGAACCTGGGTTATCCGGCCCTCTTCCCCTCGGACACCACCGACGTGAATCCGGCCATCATCGCATCGCTGAGCCCCAACGCCGACGAGAACCACGATTTCTTCTCCGGCTCGGGCTCCTCCTACGTCATGGGCAAGGCCGTGGAGACGGACGACGACGACTGGGATTTCTGA
- the nrdE gene encoding class 1b ribonucleoside-diphosphate reductase subunit alpha, translating to MGANEDTSLGLDRTASEDEETFDPAHDYHALNAMLNLYDKDGRIQFDKDHEAERQYMDRHVGPNTMTFPSTAERIAYLLDHEYYDRKVFERYAPEFLDKIYKHAAESGFEFETFLGAFKFYTSYALKTFDGKRYLEDFPQRCVAVALELADGDEQAAMKYADEIISGRFQPATPTFLNLGKAQRGEPVSCFLVRIEDNMESISRGVNAALQLSKRGGGVALLLSNLREMGAPIKHIENQSSGVVPVMKLLEDSFSYANQLGARQGAGAVYLSAHHPDIMRFLDTKRENADEKIRIKSLALGVVIPDITFELAKRKEPMALFSPYDVERVYGKPFADIPITEHYEEMVKDKRIHKKYIDARDFFMTLAEIQFESGYPYILFEDTVNKANPIDGRITMSNLCSEILQVQEPSTYSENLNYDHIGRDISCNLGSLNIAKAMDGGLADTVETSVRALTSVSDHTNIEAVPSIKRGNDEGHAIGLGQMNLHGFLAREGIHYGSEEGLDFTDMYFMTVAYHAYRASHALAVERGKAFASFAKSDYAKPAGQGNYFDKYTEGSRSLEPRTQRIKDLFDQYRVHIPTVEDWKELQAAILKEGIYNQNLQAVPPTGSISYINHSTSSIHPIASKIEIRKEGKIGRVYYPAPYMTNENLDYFEDAYEIGWKKIVDTYAEATQHVDQGLSLTLFFPDTATTRDLNKAQIYAWRKGIKTLYYIRIRQQALEGTEVEGCVSCML from the coding sequence ATGGGAGCAAACGAGGATACATCCCTGGGCCTGGACAGGACCGCATCCGAGGATGAGGAGACCTTCGATCCGGCTCACGACTACCATGCCCTGAATGCCATGCTGAACCTGTACGACAAGGACGGAAGGATTCAATTCGACAAGGACCACGAGGCCGAGCGCCAGTACATGGACCGGCACGTAGGGCCCAACACCATGACCTTCCCCTCCACGGCCGAGCGGATCGCCTACCTCCTGGATCACGAGTACTACGATCGGAAAGTCTTTGAACGCTACGCCCCGGAGTTTCTGGACAAGATCTATAAGCATGCGGCCGAAAGCGGCTTCGAATTCGAGACCTTCCTGGGTGCCTTCAAGTTCTACACCTCTTATGCGCTGAAAACCTTCGACGGCAAGCGCTACCTGGAGGACTTCCCCCAGCGTTGTGTAGCCGTGGCCTTGGAGCTGGCCGACGGGGACGAGCAGGCCGCCATGAAGTACGCGGATGAGATCATCTCCGGCCGCTTCCAGCCCGCCACCCCCACCTTCCTGAACTTGGGCAAGGCCCAGCGCGGCGAGCCGGTCTCCTGCTTCCTGGTGCGTATAGAAGACAACATGGAGTCCATCTCCCGAGGGGTCAACGCGGCCCTGCAGCTGTCCAAGAGGGGCGGCGGCGTGGCCCTGCTGCTCAGCAATCTGCGCGAAATGGGCGCACCCATCAAGCACATCGAGAACCAGTCCAGCGGCGTGGTCCCGGTCATGAAGCTCCTGGAGGATTCCTTCTCCTACGCCAACCAGCTGGGCGCCCGCCAGGGTGCCGGCGCCGTCTACCTGTCGGCCCACCACCCTGACATCATGCGCTTCCTGGACACCAAGCGGGAGAACGCGGATGAGAAGATCCGCATCAAGTCCCTGGCCCTGGGCGTGGTCATCCCTGACATCACCTTCGAGCTGGCCAAACGCAAGGAGCCCATGGCCCTCTTCTCGCCTTATGATGTGGAGCGGGTCTACGGCAAGCCCTTCGCTGACATTCCCATCACTGAGCACTACGAGGAGATGGTCAAGGACAAGCGGATTCACAAGAAGTACATCGATGCCCGTGACTTCTTCATGACCCTGGCCGAGATTCAGTTCGAGTCCGGCTACCCCTACATCCTCTTCGAGGACACGGTCAACAAGGCCAACCCCATCGACGGCCGGATCACCATGTCCAACCTCTGCTCGGAGATCCTGCAGGTCCAGGAGCCCAGCACCTACTCCGAGAACCTGAACTACGACCATATCGGCCGTGACATCTCATGCAACCTGGGGTCCCTCAACATCGCCAAGGCCATGGACGGCGGCCTGGCCGACACGGTCGAAACCTCGGTGCGGGCCCTGACCTCCGTCTCTGACCATACCAACATCGAGGCCGTCCCCTCCATCAAGCGGGGCAACGACGAGGGCCATGCCATCGGCCTGGGTCAGATGAACCTCCACGGTTTCCTGGCCCGCGAGGGCATCCACTACGGATCCGAGGAGGGGCTGGACTTCACCGACATGTACTTCATGACCGTGGCCTACCACGCCTACAGGGCCTCTCATGCCCTGGCCGTGGAGCGAGGGAAGGCCTTCGCCTCCTTCGCCAAGTCCGATTATGCCAAGCCGGCAGGGCAGGGGAACTACTTCGACAAGTACACCGAGGGCAGCCGTTCCTTGGAGCCTAGGACCCAGCGGATCAAGGACCTCTTCGACCAGTACCGGGTCCATATCCCCACTGTGGAGGATTGGAAGGAACTCCAGGCGGCCATCCTCAAGGAGGGCATCTACAACCAGAACCTTCAGGCTGTCCCACCGACCGGGTCCATCTCCTACATCAACCACTCCACCAGCTCCATCCATCCGATTGCCTCCAAGATCGAGATCCGCAAGGAGGGCAAGATCGGGCGCGTCTACTACCCGGCTCCCTACATGACCAACGAGAACCTGGATTACTTTGAGGACGCCTACGAGATCGGCTGGAAGAAGATCGTGGACACCTACGCCGAGGCCACTCAGCATGTGGATCAGGGGCTCTCGCTGACCCTCTTCTTCCCTGACACGGCCACCACTCGCGACCTCAACAAGGCTCAGATTTACGCCTGGCGCAAGGGGATCAAGACCCTTTACTACATCAGGATCCGCCAACAGGCCCTGGAGGGCACCGAGGTCGAGGGCTGCGTCAGCTGCATGCTTTAA
- the nrdI gene encoding class Ib ribonucleoside-diphosphate reductase assembly flavoprotein NrdI, translated as MEQQQTAGIDSELSAPEFAAQGQRLGAVVYFSSASRNTARFIANCHLDDEGIDVFRIPLRPKDPPLNIRQPYILIVPTYGGGSAKKAVMPQIKRFLNDPANRAGIRGVIASGNTNFGEAFCMAGDIISRKCNVPFLYYFELMGTKEDQNKVRRGVVDFFRNNPEP; from the coding sequence ATGGAGCAACAGCAGACCGCCGGAATTGATTCGGAGCTCAGCGCTCCCGAGTTCGCCGCCCAGGGTCAGCGTCTGGGGGCCGTGGTCTACTTCTCGTCGGCCTCGCGCAATACCGCCCGGTTCATCGCCAACTGCCATTTGGATGACGAGGGGATCGACGTCTTCCGCATCCCCTTGAGGCCCAAGGACCCGCCGCTCAACATTCGCCAGCCCTACATCCTGATCGTCCCCACCTATGGGGGCGGATCAGCCAAGAAGGCGGTCATGCCGCAGATCAAGCGCTTCCTGAACGACCCAGCCAACCGGGCCGGCATCCGCGGGGTCATCGCCTCGGGCAACACCAACTTCGGGGAGGCCTTCTGCATGGCGGGAGACATCATCTCCCGCAAGTGCAATGTGCCATTCCTCTACTATTTCGAGCTCATGGGCACCAAAGAGGACCAAAACAAGGTCCGCCGCGGGGTCGTGGATTTCTTCCGCAACAACCCCGAGCCCTGA
- the nrdF gene encoding class 1b ribonucleoside-diphosphate reductase subunit beta gives MRQSITPPQYRVTPEARIRPVNWNNVTDEKDLEVWNRLVSNFWLPEKVPLSNDIPSWNTLTDHERQTTVRVFTGLTMLDTTQATIGELVQIDHARTEQEQAIYTNIAFMQSVHARSYSSVFSTLCSSEEIDRAYRWAVANDILQERVHTVLHEYVSEDPLKRKVASTMLSSLMLYAGFYLPLYFSSHARLMNTADMIRLILRDKAIHGYYSGYKYQRGLEERTQADQAMLEKFTNDLLDKLYDLEMVYSGQIYEGFPFVEDVFAFVRYNANKALMNLGYPARFAAGQTDVSSEILAALSPSANENHDFFSGSGSSYVMGHSESTDDDDWDF, from the coding sequence ATGCGCCAATCCATCACCCCGCCCCAGTACCGAGTCACCCCTGAGGCCAGGATTCGCCCGGTCAACTGGAACAACGTCACCGACGAGAAGGATCTGGAGGTCTGGAACCGCCTGGTCTCCAACTTCTGGCTGCCTGAGAAGGTGCCCCTGTCCAACGACATCCCATCCTGGAACACGCTGACCGATCATGAGCGCCAGACCACGGTCCGCGTCTTCACCGGACTGACCATGCTGGACACCACCCAGGCCACCATCGGCGAGCTGGTGCAGATCGATCACGCCCGTACCGAGCAGGAGCAGGCCATCTATACCAACATCGCCTTCATGCAGTCGGTCCACGCTCGCTCCTATTCTTCGGTTTTCTCCACCCTTTGCTCCAGCGAGGAGATCGACAGGGCCTACCGGTGGGCTGTGGCCAACGACATCCTCCAGGAGCGCGTCCACACGGTCCTGCATGAGTATGTCAGCGAGGATCCCCTCAAGCGCAAGGTGGCCTCCACCATGCTCTCCTCTCTCATGCTCTATGCTGGCTTCTACCTGCCCCTCTACTTCTCCAGCCATGCCAGGCTGATGAACACGGCTGACATGATTCGGCTGATCCTGCGCGACAAGGCCATCCACGGCTATTACTCGGGCTACAAGTATCAGCGGGGTCTGGAGGAGAGGACCCAGGCTGACCAGGCCATGCTGGAGAAGTTCACCAATGATTTGCTGGATAAGCTCTACGACCTGGAGATGGTCTATTCAGGGCAGATCTATGAGGGATTCCCCTTTGTCGAGGATGTCTTCGCCTTCGTTCGCTACAATGCCAACAAGGCGCTGATGAACCTGGGCTACCCGGCCCGGTTCGCAGCCGGCCAGACCGATGTCAGCTCGGAGATCCTGGCGGCCCTGTCACCCTCTGCCAACGAGAACCATGATTTCTTCTCGGGCTCGGGCTCCTCCTACGTCATGGGGCACTCCGAGTCCACGGACGACGACGACTGGGACTTCTAG
- the nrdI gene encoding class Ib ribonucleoside-diphosphate reductase assembly flavoprotein NrdI: protein MPLVDVDRHDPLGDASRLVYFSSVSNNTHRFVQRLGVEEPLRIPLYERRQPMLVMDTPYLLLVPTYGGGSARGAVPKQVIHFLNNPVNRGLIRGVVTSGNRNFGSAYCAAGPQIALRCGVPELYRFELLGTAADVRAVRAILAGMGVRLQQQSTDSRKSVLS from the coding sequence ATGCCCTTAGTAGATGTAGATCGGCATGATCCTCTGGGTGATGCCTCCAGGCTGGTGTATTTCTCCAGTGTCTCCAACAACACCCACCGCTTTGTGCAGCGGTTGGGCGTGGAGGAGCCTCTCCGTATCCCCCTGTACGAGCGGCGACAGCCCATGCTCGTCATGGATACGCCCTACCTTCTGCTGGTGCCCACCTATGGCGGCGGGTCAGCCAGGGGAGCCGTGCCCAAGCAGGTCATTCACTTCCTGAACAATCCGGTCAACCGCGGACTAATCCGCGGGGTGGTCACCTCGGGCAACAGGAACTTCGGCAGCGCCTATTGTGCAGCCGGACCGCAGATTGCCCTTCGGTGCGGCGTTCCTGAGCTCTATCGCTTCGAGCTCCTGGGCACTGCGGCGGACGTCCGGGCGGTAAGGGCCATTCTGGCCGGAATGGGAGTGCGGCTCCAACAGCAGTCGACTGATTCACGAAAGTCGGTTTTGTCATGA